A DNA window from Gasterosteus aculeatus chromosome 16, fGasAcu3.hap1.1, whole genome shotgun sequence contains the following coding sequences:
- the arsh gene encoding arylsulfatase D isoform X2 produces the protein MTGRYALRSGLASASGVPVLLFLGGSGGLPASETTFAKRLQLNGYTTGLVGKWHLGVNCETRGDHCHHPNQHGFSYFYGLPFTLFNDCVPGEGSDVMAGIQHALANLTAMLGVGLLSLVCVRVCGLLEVRLGLLVALGLLSILAAAVWYVPFKQLRTWNCIIMRNQEVIEQPMTVETLPHRLLEEAQNFIKRNVDRPFLLFFSLAHIHTPLFKTPAFAGKSRHGRYGDNIEEVDRMIGKITETVESLGLANNTLMYFTSDHGGHIEDADSTIGQKGGWNGIYKGGKAMGGWEGGIRVPGIFRWPGRLAAGRVVDEPTSLMDLYPTLKYLAEDTQPDRQSDGFNLMPLLEGKVERSEHEFMFHYCGMYLNAVRWHPAGTDSVFKAHLFTPNFSPPGAGGCYDTKICLCHGEHVTHHNPPLLYDLFHDPSESRPLTPDAEPRYAEVLEQTTRAVERHRDSLTKQQLSEGPGPHAGAQSAQSQMTLDRILWRPWLQPCCGTFPFCGCKEDTAHV, from the exons ATGACGGGGCGCTATGCGCTGCGCTCAG GACTGGCAAGCGCAAGCGGCGTGCCGGTGCTGCTGTTCCTTGGTGGTTCAGGGGGGCTGCCAGCATCTGAGACCACCTTTGCTAAAAGGCTGCAGCTAAACGGATACACCACCGGCCTAGTGG GTAAGTGGCACTTGGGTGTGAACTGTGAAACGAGGGGGGACCATTGCCACCATCCAAACCAGCACGGCTTCAGCTATTTCTACGGCCTGCCGTTCACTCTGTTCAATGACTGTGTGCCCGGAGAAGGGAGCGACGTCATGGCAGGTATCCAGCATGCACTGGCAAATCTGACCGCGATGCTTGGAGTTGGACTCTTGTCACTG gtgtgtgtgcgtgtgtgtggcctcCTTGAAGTCCGCCTGGGGCTGTTGGTAGCGCTTGGCCTTCTCAGTATCCTAGCAGCCGCTGTGTGGTACGTACCCTTCAAACAGCTGCGCACATGGAACTGCATCATCATGAGGAACCAAGAAGTGATCGAACAGCCGATGACAGTGGAGACGCTGCCCCACAGGCTGCTGGAAGAAGCACAGAACTTTATAAAGAG GAATGTCGATCGTccattcctcctcttcttctcattGGCCCATATCCACACGCCGCTCTTCAAAACGCCCGCCTTTGCTGGCAAAAGTCGCCATGGTCGCTACGGTGATAACATAGAAGAAGTGGACCGGATGATCG GTAAGATTACAGAGACGGTGGAGTCCCTCGGCCTCGCCAACAACACTCTGATGTACTTTACATCGGACCATGGTGGACACATAGAGGACGCTGATTCCACGATCGGCCAGAAAGGAGGCTGGAACGGCATTTATAAAG GTGGGAAAGCTATGGGAGGCTGGGAAGGGGGGATCAGGGTGCCTGGTATTTTCCGCTGGCCTGGCAGACTGGCAGCTGGAAGAGTGGTGGACGAGCCCACTAGCCTCATGGACCTGTATCCAACACTGAAATATTTGGCCgaagacacacaaccagacag ACAATCAGATGGCTTTAACCTAATGCCGCTGTTGGAGGGAAAGGTCGAGCGATCTGAGCATGAATTCATGTTCCACTACTGTGGAATGTACCTGAATGCGGTACGCTGGCACCCGGCTGGAA CTGACTCGGTCTTCAAGGCGCATCTTTTCACCCCTAACTTCTCTCCCCCGGGAGCCGGCGGCTGCTACGACACCAAGATCTGTTTGTGTCACGGGGAGCACGTGACCCACCACAACCCGCCGCTGCTGTACGACCTTTTCCACGACCCCTCCGAGTCCCGCCCGCTGACCCCTGACGCTGAGCCGCGATATGCCGAAGTCCTCGAGCAGACCACCAGGGCTGTGGAGAGACACAGAGATTCCCtcacaaagcagcagctgtCTGAGGGTCCTGGTCCGCACGCAGGGGCCCAAAGCGCCCAGAGCCAGATGACATTGGACAGGATTCTGTGGAGGCCCTGGCTCCAGCCCTGCTGTGGGACTTTTCCCTTCTGCGGCTGCAAAGAAGACACTGCACACGTTTAA
- the arsh gene encoding arylsulfatase D isoform X1, translating into MRSLLLAHLLLLVGCGDVTGEKVDRKPNFVLMMVDDLGIGDVGCYGNDTVRTPNIDRLASEGVKLTQHIAAAPLCTPSRAAFMTGRYALRSGLASASGVPVLLFLGGSGGLPASETTFAKRLQLNGYTTGLVGKWHLGVNCETRGDHCHHPNQHGFSYFYGLPFTLFNDCVPGEGSDVMAGIQHALANLTAMLGVGLLSLVCVRVCGLLEVRLGLLVALGLLSILAAAVWYVPFKQLRTWNCIIMRNQEVIEQPMTVETLPHRLLEEAQNFIKRNVDRPFLLFFSLAHIHTPLFKTPAFAGKSRHGRYGDNIEEVDRMIGKITETVESLGLANNTLMYFTSDHGGHIEDADSTIGQKGGWNGIYKGGKAMGGWEGGIRVPGIFRWPGRLAAGRVVDEPTSLMDLYPTLKYLAEDTQPDRQSDGFNLMPLLEGKVERSEHEFMFHYCGMYLNAVRWHPAGTDSVFKAHLFTPNFSPPGAGGCYDTKICLCHGEHVTHHNPPLLYDLFHDPSESRPLTPDAEPRYAEVLEQTTRAVERHRDSLTKQQLSEGPGPHAGAQSAQSQMTLDRILWRPWLQPCCGTFPFCGCKEDTAHV; encoded by the exons ATGAG GTCCCTCCTATTGGCACATCTTCTCCTCCTGGTAGGATGTGGAGATGTCACAGGAGAGAAGGTCGACAGGAAGCCCAACTTCGTCCTGATGATGGTGGACGACCTGGGAATCGGGGATGTCGGATGCTACGGTAACGACACCGTCAG GACTCCGAACATAGACAGACTTGCTTCTGAGGGGGTCAAGTTGACTCAGCACATTGCGGCCGCTCCCCTGTGCACCCCGAGCCGGGCCGCTTTCATGACGGGGCGCTATGCGCTGCGCTCAG GACTGGCAAGCGCAAGCGGCGTGCCGGTGCTGCTGTTCCTTGGTGGTTCAGGGGGGCTGCCAGCATCTGAGACCACCTTTGCTAAAAGGCTGCAGCTAAACGGATACACCACCGGCCTAGTGG GTAAGTGGCACTTGGGTGTGAACTGTGAAACGAGGGGGGACCATTGCCACCATCCAAACCAGCACGGCTTCAGCTATTTCTACGGCCTGCCGTTCACTCTGTTCAATGACTGTGTGCCCGGAGAAGGGAGCGACGTCATGGCAGGTATCCAGCATGCACTGGCAAATCTGACCGCGATGCTTGGAGTTGGACTCTTGTCACTG gtgtgtgtgcgtgtgtgtggcctcCTTGAAGTCCGCCTGGGGCTGTTGGTAGCGCTTGGCCTTCTCAGTATCCTAGCAGCCGCTGTGTGGTACGTACCCTTCAAACAGCTGCGCACATGGAACTGCATCATCATGAGGAACCAAGAAGTGATCGAACAGCCGATGACAGTGGAGACGCTGCCCCACAGGCTGCTGGAAGAAGCACAGAACTTTATAAAGAG GAATGTCGATCGTccattcctcctcttcttctcattGGCCCATATCCACACGCCGCTCTTCAAAACGCCCGCCTTTGCTGGCAAAAGTCGCCATGGTCGCTACGGTGATAACATAGAAGAAGTGGACCGGATGATCG GTAAGATTACAGAGACGGTGGAGTCCCTCGGCCTCGCCAACAACACTCTGATGTACTTTACATCGGACCATGGTGGACACATAGAGGACGCTGATTCCACGATCGGCCAGAAAGGAGGCTGGAACGGCATTTATAAAG GTGGGAAAGCTATGGGAGGCTGGGAAGGGGGGATCAGGGTGCCTGGTATTTTCCGCTGGCCTGGCAGACTGGCAGCTGGAAGAGTGGTGGACGAGCCCACTAGCCTCATGGACCTGTATCCAACACTGAAATATTTGGCCgaagacacacaaccagacag ACAATCAGATGGCTTTAACCTAATGCCGCTGTTGGAGGGAAAGGTCGAGCGATCTGAGCATGAATTCATGTTCCACTACTGTGGAATGTACCTGAATGCGGTACGCTGGCACCCGGCTGGAA CTGACTCGGTCTTCAAGGCGCATCTTTTCACCCCTAACTTCTCTCCCCCGGGAGCCGGCGGCTGCTACGACACCAAGATCTGTTTGTGTCACGGGGAGCACGTGACCCACCACAACCCGCCGCTGCTGTACGACCTTTTCCACGACCCCTCCGAGTCCCGCCCGCTGACCCCTGACGCTGAGCCGCGATATGCCGAAGTCCTCGAGCAGACCACCAGGGCTGTGGAGAGACACAGAGATTCCCtcacaaagcagcagctgtCTGAGGGTCCTGGTCCGCACGCAGGGGCCCAAAGCGCCCAGAGCCAGATGACATTGGACAGGATTCTGTGGAGGCCCTGGCTCCAGCCCTGCTGTGGGACTTTTCCCTTCTGCGGCTGCAAAGAAGACACTGCACACGTTTAA